The following proteins are co-located in the Acropora palmata chromosome 11, jaAcrPala1.3, whole genome shotgun sequence genome:
- the LOC141896789 gene encoding ankyrin repeat and BTB/POZ domain-containing protein 2-like: MAQADFPANSHFLSLAASTENHVSPRNEGQLMVIDTDWDEWLPMLPSIDDLPWSLKDIAKVLRLGRTREKFRAITPQAVERVSFLLQRPFLRIVCEAKRLSFLYSKCSKQEMQTSIRLVLSLSLAKSCLSLASKALSLYQTSNDRFHRSKRARCGLILPVGKMFRWLVNLKVATRIHDAGVIYLSACLEFIAEELVYRAVTKQGEILKVTPEVLEEWINTDADFWGIFQPYYHLLSGRTAFGVTDSIDVYAVPKKGSPRQRGLDKSLAITCVSSLNELTDLISQAQRQFIDVYQSKDNKFISQVDWSPSALNSLFYFIKYAHQADENGPNILAGTRSSHSDLPPLVEWLKASSLHTEHRANGMVDDDDVRQAARLMLPFHDCGPRSLCSSVSVCLSKALSSAVTISSFQQDLCLRMLSCGRADIIPRALEVLGPEKINAINVQGMTMLMYACADGNEDLVRTLLEYHVLVDTQVPNNQQIYPLLNLEFKSWTALCFAATKEHVNICQLLLDNGASPNGAIGYGPENQVDTPLQLASATGNLELVSLLLRNGADPDQSVNVTSFSPVSRGFGNALAAATAHGHKDVLRMLFSEPDVRRDAEMLSLAEILSEGSQTDAKSPVRKPSKRRMAALEEALYHSCEHGWIDITLELRQLGVPWNIHCWSQTIGHAYETGQKSSLRSVLNDFQTMSADEYTKDFCEDGLVILFNIFEECEDLALSKELAFVLSSCFGNEPLQEIVDLPVSETSIRIGSDYINSADMSDVTFLVEGRPFYAHKIILATASKKFKALLSEMPSESEDGNDPCIEISDIKYDIFTLVIQFLYSGRMEKPSEQSAILEILKASEFFMLDSLKRRCECLAADYLDCDNVLDTYTFAKLCKAKELVSFCEAFMLRNLTSMMEIMNFRDALVNNNKRDLFASLKSCLIQRIYARNVSRTSLIV, translated from the exons ATGGCTCAAGCTGACTTTCCGGCGAATTCGCACTTTCTCAGCCTCGCAGCCTCAACAGAAAATCACGTATCACCAAGAAATGAAGGACAGCTCATGGTCATTGATACAGACTGGGATGAATGGCTTCCTATGTTGCCTTCAATAGATGACCTACCATGGTCGTTGAAAGACATTGCTAAAGTTTTGCGGCTTGGAAGAACGCGGGAAAAGTTTCGCGCCATTACACCGCAGGCAGTAGAACGCGTCTCGTTTCTCTTACAAAGGCCCTTCTTACGAATCGTCTGTGAAGCAAAACGACTTTCGTTTCTGTATTCCAAGTGCTCGAAACAAGAAATGCAGACAAGCATACGCTTGGTGCTGTCGTTGTCACTGGCCAAGAGCTGCTTATCGTTGGCCTCTAAGGCGCTTTCATTGTACCAGACGTCGAATGATCGGTTTCACCGATCAAAGAGAGCGCGCTGTGGCCTCATTTTGCCCGTTGGTAAAATGTTTCGATGGCTTGTGAACTTAAAAGTTGCAACTCGTATCCATGACGCAGGAGTAATTTACCTCAGCGCTTGCTTAGAGTTCATCGCCGAAGAGCTTGTCTACAGAGCTGTCACCAAACAAG gagaaattttgaaagttaCACCTGAAGTTCTGGAAGAATGGATAAACACAGATGCTGATTTCTGGGGAATCTTTCAGCCATATTATCATTTACTGTCTGGAAGAACTGCATTCGGTGTTACAGACAGCATCGACGTGTATGCTGTTCCGAAAAAAG GATCACCAAGACAACGAGGATTGGACAAATCATTGGCAATCACTTGTGTGTCATCATTGAATGAACTCACTGACCTTATATCGCAGGCGCAGAGGCAATTCATCGATGTGTACCAGAGTAAAGATAACAAGTTTATATCTCAGGTGGACTGGTCCCCAAGTGCTTTGAactctttgttttatttcattaaatACGCACACCAGGCGGACGAAAATGGACCCAACATACTGGCTGGCACAAGAAG TTCGCATTCCGACCTACCTCCATTAGTTGAATGGCTTAAGGCATCTTCATTGCACACCGAACACCGTGCCAACGGTATGGTGGACGATGATGACGTCAGACAAGCGGCAAGGTTGATGCTTCCGTTCCATGACTGTGGACCGCGATCTTTGTG TTCCAGTGTGTCAGTCTGTCTATCCAAGGCCCTCTCATCTGCAGTTACAATCTCCAGCTTCCAGCAAGACCTGTGTTTACGCATGCTTTCGTGCGGAAGAGCTGACATTATTCCGCGGGCTCTTGAAGTGTTGggacccgaaaaaatcaacgCCATCAATGTGCAG GGAATGACTATGTTAATGTACGCTTGTGCAGATGGTAACGAGGATCTTGTCAGAACATTACTTGAATACCACGTGCTAGTAGACACCCAG GTACCGAACAACCAGCAGATTTATCCATTACTCAACTTAGAGTTCAAGTCATGGACAGCTCTTTGCTTTGCAGCGACCAAAGAACACGTTAACATTTGCCAG CTTCTGTTGGACAATGGAGCTAGTCCTAATGGTGCAATAGGTTATGGGCCAGAAAACCAAGTGGACACGCCATTGCAGCTAGCCTCGGCAACAG GTAATTTGGAACTGGTTTCCTTGCTTCTGAGGAATGGGGCAGATCCAGATCAGAGTGTTAACGTGACATCATTCAGTCCTGTCTCGCGGGGATTTGGTAACGCATTAGCAGCGGCCACTGCGCATGGGCATAAAGACGTTCTTCGAATGCTGTTTTCAGAGCCAGATGTAAGACGAGATGCTGAAATGCTGTCATTGGCAGAGATCCTTTCAGAAG GTTCACAGACTGATGCGAAGAGCCCAGTGAGAAAACCGAGCAAAAGACGGATGGCAGCTTTAGAG GAAGCTCTGTATCACAGCTGTGAACATGGGTGGATTGACATAACACTGGAACTCAGGCAGTTAG GTGTTCCATGGAATATACATTGCTGGAGTCAAACAATCGGACATGCGTACGAGACAGGACAGAAGTCGTCTCTGAGATCTGTATTGAATGACTTTCAGACCATGTCAGCCGATGAGTACACGAAAGACTTCTGTGAAGACGGGCTGGTTAttcttttcaacattttcgAGGAATGTGAG GACTTGGCTCTCTCAAAGGAACTTGCTTTTGTATTGTCATCTTGCTTCGGCAATGAGCCACTTCAAGAAATTGTGGACCTTCCTGTTTCGGAAACTAGCATAAGAATTG GATCAGATTACATCAACAGCGCTGACATGTCTGATGTCACCTTCCTTGTAGAAGGGCGGCCGTTCTACGCTCACAAGATCATTCTTGCCACGGCGTCCAAGAAATTCAAG GCATTGCTGTCTGAAATGCCATCGGAATCAGAGGATGGAAATGATCCTTGTATCGAAATAAGTGATATCAAATATGACATATTTACG CTTGTGATTCAGTTCTTGTACAGTGGAAGAATGGAAAAGCCAAGTGAACAGAGCGCCATTCTGGAG ATATTAAAGGCCTCCGAATTCTTCATGTTAGACTCACTGAAGCGTCGCTGTGAATGTCTTGCTGCTGATTACCTGGACTGTGATAACGTCCTCGACACCTATACATTCGCCAAG TTGTGCAAGGCAAAAGAACTCGTTTCATTTTGTGAAGCCTTCATGCTTAGGAATCTCACAAGCATGATGGAGATCATGAATTTCAGGGATGCATTGgttaataacaacaaaagagaT CTGTTTGCGTCTCTCAAGTCATGCTTGATCCAGCGAATTTATGCTCGAAACGTATCGAGGACATCTCTTATAGTTTGA